The following DNA comes from Streptomyces globosus.
CGCACATGTGTCTCTGTCCTGTCCTGAGAGAAGTCGTTCTACCGGGCGTCGCGTGCCCTGATTACTTGCCTGCGCCCAGCTCGATCGGCACGCCGACGAGGGAGCCGTACTCGGTCCACGAGCCGTCGTAGTTCTTGACGTTCTCCTGGCCCAGGAGCTCGTGCAGCACGAACCAGGTGAGCGCGGAGCGCTCGCCGATGCGGCAGTAGGCGATGGTGTCCTTCGCCAGGTCGACCTGCTCGGTCTCGTAGAGGGCCTTGAGCTCCTCGTCGGACTTGAAGGTGCCGTCGTCGTTGGCGTTCTTCGACCACGGGATGTTGCGGGCGCTCGGCACGTGGCCGGGGCGCTGCGACTGCTCCTGCGGCAGGTGGGCCGGGGCGAGCAGCTTGCCGGAGAACTCGTCGGGCGAGCGGACGTCGACCAGGTTCAGGGTGTTGATGGCGGCCACGACGTCGTCGCGGAAGGCGCGGATCGAGGTGTCCTGCGGCTTGGCCTTGTACTCGGTGGCCGGGCGGTTCGGAACCTCGGAGCCGTCGACCAGGTCGCGGGAGTCGAGCTCCCACTTCTTGCGGCCGCCGTCGAGGAGGCGGACGTCCTGGTGGCCGTACAGCTTGAAGTACCAGTAGGCGTACGACGCGAACCAGTTGTTGTTGCCGCCGTAGAGGACGACGGTGTCGTCGTTGGAGATGCCCTTCGCGGAGAGCAGCTTCTCGAAGCCCTCCTGGTCGACGAAGTCGCGGCGGACCGGGTCCTGGAGGTCCTTCTTCCAGTCGATCCGGACGGCGCCGGCGATGTGGTTCTTGTCGTAGGCGGACGTGTCCTCGTCCACCTCCACGATGACGACGTTGGCGTCGTTCAGGTGGGCCTCGACCCAGTCGGCGTCGACGAGGACGTCGCTGCGGCTCATGGTTTCTCCTCCGGGGCAGTGTGCGGCGGGGCGGTGCGGGTGCTGCGGGCTGGCAGAGGTGCTGCGCTGCCGCGTGGGCGGCGGGGCAGGCGCTCGGGCGGCCGCTGGGCGCGGGGAGGCGTCAGCGGGCAGGCCGGGGCGGCTGCACTGCGGTCACGCGGGAAGTACGGTCGTCCGACGGGCGGAGCGGATGGCGCTCTCGGGTCACATGGATCGACAGAGCATGGCGGCGACGCGACACAGGTCTACTGCCCGTCGCTTCGTGAGGTCCGCCTGCTGATGCTTCATAGCCATGGATCGTAGGGAGGAACCGGCCGCCCTGTCACCGGTGTGTCATATACCGAGACGGAATCATCCGCATAGCGGGATCAGATGGCGTCCGGGCAGCTCCGCGGGGGCCCTCCGGACGCCCCGCGCAGGCCGCCTTTCTGCGGATCGGACCGTCCTGTCTCACGATCCGGCCAGGGAGACGTCCGTACCGCCCAGCTCCAGGCGGACGCCGGCCTCGTCGGAGGTCAGCCCCGTCAGCCGCAGCCCGGACGGCAGGCCGCCGTCGAGGCGGCGGTCGAAGTCGGT
Coding sequences within:
- a CDS encoding sulfurtransferase, whose protein sequence is MSRSDVLVDADWVEAHLNDANVVIVEVDEDTSAYDKNHIAGAVRIDWKKDLQDPVRRDFVDQEGFEKLLSAKGISNDDTVVLYGGNNNWFASYAYWYFKLYGHQDVRLLDGGRKKWELDSRDLVDGSEVPNRPATEYKAKPQDTSIRAFRDDVVAAINTLNLVDVRSPDEFSGKLLAPAHLPQEQSQRPGHVPSARNIPWSKNANDDGTFKSDEELKALYETEQVDLAKDTIAYCRIGERSALTWFVLHELLGQENVKNYDGSWTEYGSLVGVPIELGAGK
- a CDS encoding Ms5788A family Cys-rich leader peptide, which produces MAMKHQQADLTKRRAVDLCRVAAMLCRSM